From a region of the Bacteroidia bacterium genome:
- a CDS encoding PD40 domain-containing protein, whose product MRKFLSACIFLFFCGTILAQEAPKKVYKDAEMFFYDSSYMQALPLYRHLLQLDTGNANLNYKTGVCMLHHPLERKNCISLLERATREVDPNYQTQNFKKKKAPVTAYLMLGDAYHLNYRFDDAIAMYGKFKGILSESDLANLADVDHRIELCMNAKELVAAPVDFKVKNLGPNINSPFPDYSAVLSADQNTIVFTSRRNVTTGGKKDESGNYFEDIFISQKENDEWLPARNIGLPVNTDGHEATIGLSVDGSQLFIYKDDGGNGNIYSTSLKGNIWSEPVKLPNTINTKFWEPSVTLSSDGNTLYFVSDTLGGFGGRDIYRCVKLPNGKWSHALNLGPRINTKYDEDGPFIQPDDKTLYFSSRGHKSMGGFDVFVSTLTDTGWSTPRNIGYPVNTTDDDIFFVPTPDNRHAYYSSYRADGLGEKDIYEVELPGQKELPISVFSGVISSIFGGVPEGTVINVTDNITGDLVGTYYPNTSTGKYVFILPPGKNYNITYEAEGFAFQSFNLDVKDTSSYQLLQRPVELMPIKVGTKIILKNVFFESGKSVLKPESKVELDKLKNLLMKMPKLVAEIGGHCDAQGSDELNLKLSEKRAAAVVQYLVDAGIAPERLRSYGYGESQPIAANKNHDGSWNRAGMAMNRRFEFKVIGLNGPLDVVEPIKVPDNLKEKKKK is encoded by the coding sequence ATGAGGAAGTTTCTTTCTGCTTGTATATTTCTTTTTTTCTGCGGTACCATCTTGGCGCAGGAGGCTCCTAAGAAGGTCTATAAGGATGCAGAGATGTTTTTCTATGACTCGTCCTACATGCAGGCTTTACCCCTTTATCGTCATTTGCTTCAGTTGGATACGGGGAATGCCAATCTGAATTATAAAACCGGGGTATGTATGCTCCATCATCCGCTGGAAAGAAAAAACTGCATTTCGCTGCTGGAACGCGCCACCCGTGAGGTTGACCCCAACTACCAGACACAGAATTTTAAAAAGAAAAAAGCGCCGGTAACAGCGTATCTCATGCTGGGTGACGCGTATCACCTGAACTACCGCTTTGACGATGCAATTGCCATGTACGGGAAATTTAAAGGAATACTCAGCGAGTCGGATCTGGCGAACCTGGCCGATGTGGACCACAGGATCGAATTATGCATGAACGCCAAAGAACTGGTGGCCGCGCCCGTTGACTTCAAAGTGAAAAACCTTGGGCCGAATATCAATTCGCCATTTCCTGATTATTCGGCAGTACTCAGCGCCGATCAGAACACGATCGTTTTTACCTCACGCAGAAATGTAACTACCGGCGGAAAAAAAGATGAGAGCGGAAATTATTTTGAAGACATCTTTATTTCCCAGAAGGAGAATGATGAATGGCTCCCGGCGCGAAATATCGGGCTGCCGGTGAATACGGATGGCCATGAAGCTACCATCGGTCTTTCTGTGGATGGCTCCCAGCTTTTTATTTATAAGGACGATGGAGGAAATGGAAATATATATTCTACCAGCCTAAAAGGGAACATTTGGTCAGAACCTGTTAAACTTCCCAATACAATAAACACAAAGTTCTGGGAGCCAAGTGTGACATTATCCTCTGACGGGAATACCCTCTATTTTGTGAGCGATACGCTCGGTGGTTTTGGTGGACGTGATATCTACCGCTGCGTGAAACTCCCGAACGGAAAATGGTCTCATGCACTGAACCTGGGACCCCGGATCAATACAAAATACGATGAGGACGGACCCTTCATTCAGCCGGATGATAAAACGCTGTATTTCTCTTCCAGAGGACATAAATCCATGGGAGGTTTTGATGTGTTTGTAAGTACACTAACGGATACCGGATGGTCCACACCCCGAAATATCGGATATCCGGTAAATACTACTGATGATGATATTTTCTTCGTTCCCACACCGGATAACCGTCATGCGTACTACTCATCGTACCGGGCAGATGGGTTGGGGGAAAAGGATATTTACGAGGTAGAGCTTCCGGGACAGAAAGAGCTCCCAATCTCAGTGTTCTCCGGGGTAATATCCAGTATTTTTGGTGGTGTTCCGGAGGGAACCGTGATCAACGTAACCGACAACATTACCGGAGATCTGGTGGGCACCTATTATCCGAATACCAGCACAGGTAAGTATGTGTTTATCCTGCCCCCCGGAAAAAACTATAATATCACTTATGAAGCCGAAGGGTTCGCCTTTCAGTCATTTAACCTGGATGTGAAGGATACCAGTTCCTATCAGCTGCTGCAGCGGCCTGTAGAATTGATGCCGATTAAGGTGGGCACAAAGATTATTCTGAAAAATGTTTTCTTCGAAAGCGGCAAGTCTGTGTTGAAACCTGAGTCGAAGGTGGAGTTGGATAAGCTTAAAAACCTGCTGATGAAAATGCCGAAGCTGGTGGCCGAGATTGGTGGACATTGTGATGCACAGGGAAGTGATGAACTGAATCTGAAGTTGTCGGAAAAACGTGCAGCTGCTGTGGTACAGTATCTGGTGGATGCAGGCATTGCACCTGAACGCCTGAGATCTTATGGATACGGAGAATCGCAACCCATCGCGGCGAATAAAAACCACGACGGCAGTTGGAACAGGGCCGGCATGGCTATGAATCGCCGGTTTGAATTCAAGGTCATTGGCCTGAACGGTCCGCTGGATGTGGTGGAGCCTATTAAAGTGCCTGATAATCTGAAGGAAAAGAAGAAAAAGTAA